Genomic DNA from Desulfuromonas versatilis:
CAGAAAGGTTTCGTCCGCCACTGGGTGGCCATGGGGATGCTGGCTATCTGCTACATGAAGAAGCAGAAAACCTCCAAGATGATCGAGACCTTCGACAAGGCCTGCGCCGGAGCCCGCAAGGAGCCGCTTATCTGGAATCTGTACGCCTTCTGCCTGGAGAAAGTCGGCGAGAAGGACAAGGGCATTGAGGTGCTGGAGAAGGGCCTCAAGAAGACCGGCGGCGACGAGCGGCTGAAGGAGAACCTCGAGGCTCTCAAGGAGGGCCGGAGGATGAAGATGAAGGGCTACGGTGATCTCTGGTACCAGTTCCACCTGGAGAAGCCCGGCAACCTGATCAAGCAGCAGACCAAGGCCATGCAGGGGCGGCGCAAGATCGTGAGACGCTGAGCCATGTCGGACCGCAATAAAAAAGACAAGGATCTCAACAACAACCCCTTCAAGGCCTTGAAGGGGTTGTCTGTTTCCCAGCCCGGGAAAAAGAGCACCTCTCCCGCCACGGCGGAGAAATCTCCCTCCCCCCGGCCGGCGGCGGCTCCGCCCGAGCAACTCTCCGAGGAGGACCTCTTCGCCCGGGAGATGGGACTGCTGGGGGTAACCCCCAAGCCCGAGGGGGAGCACTCCGAGCCCCCGCCGAAGGCACCGCCGGCGCCGCCCGCGGCGGGCAAGCCCGCCCAGCGGGAACCGGCCACCGAGGAGGAGTTGTTTCTGGACTCCCTGGGGAAGATGGACCGGGTGTTTCGCGATGAGTTTACGCAGGAGGATTCCTCCGCGACACCGGCTGCCCAGGGGAGGCGCCAGCGTCAGTTGCG
This window encodes:
- a CDS encoding Smr/MutS family protein, with the protein product MSDRNKKDKDLNNNPFKALKGLSVSQPGKKSTSPATAEKSPSPRPAAAPPEQLSEEDLFAREMGLLGVTPKPEGEHSEPPPKAPPAPPAAGKPAQREPATEEELFLDSLGKMDRVFRDEFTQEDSSATPAAQGRRQRQLRRGKLVPEDQLDLHGMTRDEAGERVRYFLENSIYHGRRTVLVVTGRGLGSAGEPVLRAEVERLLGQELRELVLEWGRAPRQYGGEGALVVFLRGGRENH
- a CDS encoding tetratricopeptide repeat protein, whose amino-acid sequence is MLNLVISLAISIVFTLALNYFAGIDILYASVGSMLVFAIVYLVMTRLTMKKVGALMEIAQRDLQAGRTEKAVKTLEGGYKYGNWQFYVKSQIDSQIGTILYLKRDFNQAFDYLQKGFVRHWVAMGMLAICYMKKQKTSKMIETFDKACAGARKEPLIWNLYAFCLEKVGEKDKGIEVLEKGLKKTGGDERLKENLEALKEGRRMKMKGYGDLWYQFHLEKPGNLIKQQTKAMQGRRKIVRR